One part of the Sorangiineae bacterium MSr11954 genome encodes these proteins:
- a CDS encoding PilZ domain-containing protein, whose protein sequence is MGQGPAERPFRVHERKPVRFVVGMSHAGGWQGEARVHDIGLGGAGLEMSGRASAPPSPLLRENDRVALSFIAPTLWDPLEIPARIVWVRPSPPSPALRFGVAFEATDSAKIFALFELVSTFVFDR, encoded by the coding sequence ATGGGGCAAGGACCGGCAGAGCGCCCTTTCCGGGTTCACGAGCGCAAGCCTGTGCGCTTCGTCGTGGGAATGTCGCACGCCGGCGGATGGCAAGGCGAGGCCCGCGTTCACGACATTGGCCTCGGCGGCGCCGGCCTCGAAATGTCCGGCCGCGCCAGCGCGCCACCCTCCCCCCTCCTTCGAGAAAACGACCGGGTCGCCCTCTCCTTCATCGCCCCCACCCTCTGGGACCCGCTAGAAATCCCCGCCCGCATCGTCTGGGTCCGCCCTTCCCCGCCCTCGCCGGCCCTCCGCTTCGGCGTAGCCTTCGAAGCCACAGACTCCGCCAAAATCTTCGCCCTCTTCGAGCTCGTGAGCACCTTCGTCTTCGACCGCTAA
- a CDS encoding deoxyhypusine synthase family protein: MPKATSRSTSRQAASSAPAKVSPRKAFEAARTVHPVGITGKERPVDIVTHMFPAYVGRQERTAFELMRRSIAEDCCTFLTLSGAMTPAGLHQSCLIPLLDRGLVDCITTTGANLYHDAHRIIGHRIREIEPNAGDLQYRLARIIRIYDLGFWEETLLETDKLFSAILQKPEFQKKMTTTELHYLLGKNIARIEDALGVTSPSLLSTAYRYGVPIFVGAVQDGSIFLNIVKLKRLLGPAFKLEIDVNDDVFEMGAIQRHCFSTLGKPMAIWILGGGVPKNYTLQGEPLLDQILSVPTHGFDIDVQFCVDPVDNGALSSCPAGEGHTWGKVSAESVASGSVYVHADVTAVFPWLTYALLSDPRIHRRHRRLYDAREKAVLGLQAEVEKRRKKLLPTLNFPLPKENVADRPVKKAKVKAKAKSKKKR; encoded by the coding sequence ATGCCGAAAGCAACATCCCGTTCCACCTCCCGGCAGGCAGCAAGCTCCGCGCCGGCGAAGGTTTCCCCCCGCAAAGCCTTCGAGGCCGCGCGCACCGTGCACCCCGTGGGCATCACGGGCAAGGAACGTCCCGTCGACATCGTGACCCATATGTTCCCGGCCTATGTGGGCCGCCAGGAACGAACGGCGTTCGAGTTGATGCGCCGGAGCATCGCCGAGGACTGTTGCACCTTCTTGACCTTGTCGGGCGCGATGACCCCGGCGGGGCTCCATCAGTCGTGCCTGATTCCTCTGCTCGATCGCGGGCTGGTGGACTGCATCACGACCACCGGAGCCAATTTGTATCATGACGCTCACCGCATCATCGGGCACCGCATTCGCGAGATCGAGCCCAACGCAGGCGACCTGCAATACCGGCTTGCGCGCATCATCCGTATTTACGATCTGGGCTTCTGGGAGGAGACGCTCCTCGAGACCGACAAGCTCTTCTCGGCCATCCTGCAGAAGCCGGAGTTCCAGAAGAAGATGACCACCACCGAGCTGCACTACCTGCTCGGCAAGAACATCGCGCGCATCGAAGACGCCCTCGGCGTCACCAGCCCGTCGCTGCTCTCAACGGCGTACCGCTATGGGGTACCGATCTTCGTGGGCGCGGTGCAGGACGGATCCATTTTCCTCAACATCGTCAAGTTGAAGAGGCTCCTCGGGCCGGCCTTCAAGCTCGAAATCGACGTGAACGACGATGTGTTCGAAATGGGCGCCATCCAGCGTCACTGTTTCTCGACCCTCGGCAAGCCGATGGCCATCTGGATCCTCGGCGGCGGCGTTCCAAAGAACTACACGCTCCAGGGCGAGCCGCTGCTCGATCAAATCCTGTCGGTGCCCACCCACGGCTTCGACATCGACGTGCAGTTCTGCGTCGATCCCGTCGACAACGGGGCGCTCAGCTCGTGCCCCGCGGGCGAGGGGCACACCTGGGGCAAGGTCTCCGCCGAGAGCGTGGCCTCGGGCTCCGTGTACGTGCACGCCGACGTGACCGCCGTCTTTCCGTGGCTCACCTATGCGCTGCTCTCCGATCCGCGCATCCACCGCCGCCACCGCCGCCTCTACGATGCGCGCGAGAAGGCCGTTCTCGGGCTTCAGGCCGAGGTGGAGAAGCGACGGAAGAAATTGCTTCCTACACTGAATTTTCCACTGCCAAAGGAAAATGTTGCAGATCGGCCCGTGAAGAAGGCCAAGGTCAAGGCGAAGGCGAAGAGCAAAAAGAAGCGATAG
- a CDS encoding tetratricopeptide repeat protein, with translation MASFEQFASRPDDEIDLGLGAVLIARDVYPDLDIERTLGAFDELARPLQGLGLEHASPLAQAEHLRSHLHVTCGFNGNERDYYDARNSLISDVLQRRLGIPISLSVIYCEVAKRVGVFARGVSFPGHFLVRIDPPSMRAAAAHTTYGAADVQAAHLADLADLSEDIDLEPVFVDPFFGCRVLGPRDLSALHAKTMGDSPMTPDTLAAATPRAILHRMLVNLRAVYLSRGDMARAMLSIDRILCLTPNATEPLRERGLLSARLGAREQALADLERFLELAPHAEDAPQIRARVAALKKEHTTLN, from the coding sequence CCGCCCCGACGACGAAATCGACCTAGGCCTCGGCGCGGTTCTCATCGCGCGCGACGTCTATCCCGACCTGGATATCGAGCGAACCTTGGGGGCCTTCGATGAGTTGGCGCGGCCGCTGCAGGGGCTTGGCCTCGAGCATGCAAGCCCGCTGGCGCAGGCCGAGCACCTGCGCAGCCACCTGCACGTGACGTGCGGCTTCAACGGAAATGAGCGCGACTACTACGATGCGCGCAATAGCCTTATTTCCGATGTTCTCCAGCGTCGTTTGGGCATCCCCATCTCCTTGTCGGTGATCTATTGCGAAGTCGCCAAGCGGGTCGGCGTGTTCGCGCGCGGGGTGAGCTTCCCGGGACACTTTTTGGTGCGCATCGACCCCCCGTCGATGCGCGCCGCCGCAGCGCACACCACCTACGGGGCTGCCGACGTGCAAGCGGCGCACCTGGCGGACCTTGCCGATCTTTCCGAAGATATCGACCTGGAACCTGTGTTCGTCGACCCATTTTTTGGCTGCCGGGTGCTCGGCCCGCGCGATCTGTCCGCACTGCACGCCAAGACCATGGGCGACAGCCCGATGACCCCTGACACCTTGGCCGCCGCCACCCCCCGCGCCATCCTCCATCGCATGCTGGTCAACTTGCGCGCCGTGTACCTTTCGCGCGGGGACATGGCGCGCGCGATGTTGTCCATCGATCGCATCTTGTGTTTGACCCCCAACGCCACCGAGCCGCTGCGTGAACGCGGTCTTCTCTCGGCCCGCCTGGGGGCGCGCGAGCAAGCGCTGGCCGATCTGGAGCGCTTCTTGGAGCTGGCGCCGCACGCCGAAGATGCGCCCCAGATCCGGGCGCGGGTGGCGGCGCTGAAAAAGGAGCACACGACCCTCAACTGA